A window of Phenylobacterium sp. NIBR 498073 genomic DNA:
CAAGGACAGCGTGGTCGCGGTGGTCAAGCACTGGGTCGGCTACGGCGCGGCCAAGGACGGCTGGGACAGCCACAGCCCCTACGGCCGCTATGCGACTTTCCCGGGCGGGAATTTCGCCTATCACGTCAAGCCGTTCGAGGGCGCCTTCGCAGCCAAGGCGGCGGGCGTCATGCCGACCTATTCGATCCTTGAGAACCTCAGCCTCGACGGCAAGCCGGTCGAGCAGGTGGGGGCCGGGTTCAACAAGTTCCTGCTCACCGACCTGCTGCGCGGGACCTACGGCTTCCAGGGGGTGATCGTCTCGGACTGGGCGATCACCAATGATTGCCCGGCCGCTTGCCAGGGCGGCTGGAAACCCGGCGAGCCGCCGGTGATCGGCATGCCCTGGGGCGTCGACGACCTCAGCGAGACCCAGCGCTTCGCCAAGGCGCTCGACGCCGGCGTCGACCAGTTCGGCGGCACCGAGAACAGCGAGCTGGTGGTGAACATCGTCAAGGCCGGCCAGGCCAGCGAGGCGCGGCTGGACCAGTCGGTGCAGCGCATCCTGGAGCAGAAGTTCGAGCAGGGGCTGTTTGAGAACCCTTATGTCGATCCCGCCGCCGCCGGCCAGCTGGTCGGATCGGCCGCGTTCCAGGCCGAGGGGCGCGCGGCGCAGAGCCGATCGTTGGTGTTCCTGGAACGTCGGGCGCAGAACCTGCCGCTGAAGGCCGGTTCGAAGGTCTATCTGAAGGGCGTCGACGCCGCCGCGGCGCAGGCCGCCGGGTTGGTGGTGGTCGACGCGCCGGAGAAGGCGGACGTGGCCATCGTGCGCACCGGAACGCCGCACCAGGTGCTGCATCCGAACTACCTGTTCGGGCTGATGCAGCACGAGGGCGACCTCGACTTCAAGGACGGCGACGCCGACTACGAGGCGATCAAGGCGATCAGCGCCAAGGTCCCGACCGTGGTCAGCGTCTTCCTCGACCGACCGGCGGTCCTGACCGGTCTGAAGGGCCGTGCGGCGGTGCTGATCGGCGATTTCGGGGTCAGCGACGGGGCGCTGCTTGACGTGCTGACCGGCAAGGCCAAGGCTGAAGGCCGGCTGCCGTTCGAGCTCCCGTCCTCCATGGCCGCGGTCAAGGCGCAGGCGAGCGACAAACCCTATGACAGCGCCGATCCGCTCTACCGGTTCGGCTATCGGCTGGAGCCCCGATGATGGTTGGCGGTGGAAGCAGTCAGGCGGCGTCGCCGGCGGCGGCAGGCGCAGGCGCAGGCGCGGCCGCCGGAAGGGTGGCGGCCCTAGTGGTGTCGCTGTTCTTCGCCTGGGGGTTCGCGACCGTCCTGATCGACACCCTGATCCCCAAGTTGAAGGGGCTGTTCCAGCTGAACTACGCCGAGGCGATGCTGACCCAGTTCGCCTTCTTCCTCGGCTATCTGGTGTTTTCGATCCCTGCCTCAATGCTCCTGGCGAGGATCGGCTACTTCCGACAGATCGTGCTGGGCTTGGGGGTGATGGCGACGGGCTGCCTGATGTTCGCGCCGGCCGCCCAGCTCGGGATCTATCCGGCCTTCCTGCTGGCGCTGTTCGTGATGGCGGCTGGGATCACCACCCTGCAGGTGGCGGCCAATCCGCTGATCGCGTTGCTGGGCAAGCCGGAGCTGGCCCATTCGCGGCTGAACCTGGCCCAGGCGTTCAACTCGCTGGGCACCACGGTCGGCCCTCTGGTCGGGGCGGCGCTGATCCTGAAGGGCGGGGTCGAGCATCCCGACGCGGCCAGCCTGACCCCGCCGGCGCTGGAGGTCTACCGCAAGGCCGAGGCGCATGCGGTCCAGGCGCCGTTCCTCGGCATCGCCGCAGTGCTGGTGGTGCTGGCCCTGGTGTTCTGGTTCCTGCGCCGCTCGCCGGCCGCGCCGTCGGCCGCGGGCGAGGCGGGCGGGGGCTTTCGGCCAGCGCTGCTGAAGCGGCCGCGGTTGGCGCTCGGGGCGCTGTCGATCTTTCTCTATGTGGGGGCCGAGGTGTCGATCGGCTCGCTGCTGGTCAACTATCTGATGGACGGCAAGACGCTCGGCGTGGTCGCGGCGACCGCCGGCCAGCTGGTGGCGCTCTACTGGGGCGGGGCGATGGTCGGGCGGTTCATCGGCTCGGCGGTGATGCGCAAGGTCCCGGCGGGGTTGGTGCTGATGGCCTGCGCGATCGGGGCGAGCCTGCTGGCCTGCCTCTCGGCCGGCACGGTCGGGCTGGTCTCGGCGGTGGCGGTGCTGGCCATCGGCCTGTGCAACTCGGTGATGTTCCCGACCATCTTCACCCTCGGTATCGAGGGGCTGGGCAAGGACACGCCGCAGGGCTCGGGCCTGCTGTGCCTGGCCATCGTCGGCGGGGCGGTGGTGCCGGTGGCCACCGGCATGGTCGCCGACCATGCCGGCCTGAGCGTGGCGCTGCTGGCGCCGGCGCTCTGCTATGTCTGGATCGCGGTCTACGGCTTCATCTGCCGGCGACCGCCCACGGAAGCCTAGGCCATGCCCAAGACGTCGGCTTCGGCTAGGTCGACCCGCTGGCGCGGCTCGCCCATGGTCATCGGCCGCAGGCCGAGGTCGGCCATCAGCGCGGCGTCAGTGTCCTTGTCGGGGTTGGCGGTGGTGAGCAGCTTGCCGCCGATGAACATCGAGTTGGCGCCGGCCAGGAAGCAGAGCGCCTGCAGTTCTCTGGACATGTGCTCGCGGCCGGCCGAGAGCCGCACCACGGTCTTGGGGCAGACGATGCGAGCGACGGCGATCATGCGCACGAACTCCAGCGGATCGACCGCCTCGGAGTTCCCGAGCGGGGTGCCTGGGATCGGCATCAGGTCGTTGATCGGCAGCGAGTTCGGATGTTCGGGCAGGGTGGCCAGCGCGTGCAGCAGGCCGGCGCGGTCGGCCCGCGTCTCGCCCATGCCGACGATGCCGCCGCAGCAGGTGCTCATGCCCACCGAGCGCACCGCTTCGAGGGTGTCGAGCCGGTCCTGATAGGTGCGGGTGGTGACCACCTGGTCGTAGTAGGCCGGGCCGGTGTCGAGGTTGTGGTTGTAGTAGTCGAGGCCGGCGTCCTTCAGCGACTGGGCCTGGTCGCGGGTCAGCATGCCCAGGGTGGCGCAGGTCTCCAGGCCGAGCGCCTTCACGCCGGAGATCATCGCCGCCACCTTCGGCACGTCGCGGTCCTTCAGGTCGCGCCAGGCCGCGCCCATGCAGAAGCGCTGGGCCCCGCCGGCCTTGGCCTCCATCGCCGCGGCGATGACGGTGGTCGCGTCCATCAGCTTGGACGCCTTCACGCCGGTGTCGAAGTGCTGGCTCTGGCTGCAATAGCCGCAGTTCTCGGTGCAGCCGCCGGTCTTGACGCTGAGCAGCTGAGACAGTTGCACCTCGTTCGGATCGAACCAGGCCCGGTGCGCGCCGCGGCCTGGAACACCAGCTCCATGAATGGCAGCTCGAACAGCGCCTCGACTTCCGCCGGCGTCCAGTCGTGACGCGGCTCTGCGGGATCGAACCTCATGCCCGCAGCTCCAGCGGCCAGGGGGAGGCCTTTCGATGAACGAGCAGGGCGCTGAGCGCGGCCTCGGCCTCGCGGCGCTCCTGTTCCAGCACCTTCAGGCGCTCGGACAGGCGCGAGACGGCGTAGTCGATATGGGCGCTGCGGTCGCCGCCGGCGTCCTGGCGGCTAAGGATGGCGGCGATGTCGTCGAGCGACAGGCCCGCGCGCCGGAACTCGGCGATGGCGGCGAGGCGGGAGAGCGCGTCCTCGTCGTAGCGGCGGCGGTTGAGCTGGTCGCGGCCGGCGCGGACCAGGCCCAGCTCCTCATAGTAGCGGATCGCCCGGGCCGTCAGGTCGAGGCGGCGCATGACTTCGCCGAGCGGGATGCACGCGGCGTCGCTGGGGGATTTCATCTGCATCACGCGAACTCCACGAGGACTTCGTCGGCGGCGACGGAGTCGCCGGCCTTGGGACCTACGGTCTTGACCACGCCCTCGCGCTCGGCCCGGATGATGTTCTGCATCTTCATGGCTTCGACGACGGCGACGGCCTGACCGGCCTGGACCGACTGGCCCGGTTCGACGTCGAGGCTGACGACGAGGCCGGGCATCGGCGAGAGGATAAGCTTGGAGGTGTCGGCCGCCTGCTTGGGCGGCAGCTTCTGGTGCAGCTCGGCCGAGCGCGGGGTCAGCACCAGCACGTGGACGAGGGCGGCGCGGTGGCGGACCATGAAGCCCTCGGCCGCCGGCTTGACGCTGGCGGTGAACGGGCGGCCGTCCAGCTTGGCCTTGAACAGCGGCTGTCCCGGGCGCCAGTTGATCTCGGTGAGCTGGACGGTGCGGCCGTCCTCGAAGGTGACGCTGACCTGATCGCCGCCGTTGGCGACGCGGACCTTGCGATGGTCCTGGCCGGCGACCACCACCCATTCGTCGCGCACCAGCTGGGGCGCGGAGCGGGCGGTCAGGCGGCGGTGCATGGCGCAGGCCGTCGCGGCCATCAGGTCGCGCTGGGGGGGCGTCGGCTCGGTCCCGTGGAAGCCGTCGGGGAACTCGTCCTTGATGTAATTGGTCGAGAGCTTGCCGGAGACGAAGCGCTCCTGGTCCATGACCGCGGCCAGGAACGGGATGTTCTGGCCCAGGCCCTCAATGTGGAAGTCCTCCAGCGCGCGGCCCATGGCGGCGATGGCGCCGGTGCGGTCCGGCCCCCAGGTCGAGAGCTTGGAGATCATCGGGTCGTAGAACATCGAGATCTCGTCGCCTTCGCGCACGCCCGCGTCGTTGCGGACCTTGGCGGCGCCGGCCTCGCCCTCTTGAGGCGGCGAGTAGCGGACGAGGCGGCCGATCGACGGCAGGAAGCCGCGATAGGGGTCCTCTGCATAGATCCGGCTCTCAATCGCCCAGCCGTTGATCGCCAGGTCCGACTGCTGGAAGGCCAGCTTCTCGCCGTAGGCGACGCGGATCATCTGCTCGACCAGATCGACGCCGGTGATCAGTTCAGTGACCGGGTGCTCGACCTGCAGGCGGGTGTTCATCTCCAGGAAGAAGAAGC
This region includes:
- a CDS encoding acetyl/propionyl/methylcrotonyl-CoA carboxylase subunit alpha gives rise to the protein MFTKILIANRGEIAVRIIKTCRRMGIATVVVYSEADADSMAVEMADESVFIGGSPAAESYLVADKIVAACRATGAQAVHPGFGFLSENAGFAKRLADEGIVFIGPNPKAIEAMGDKIESKKFAAKAGVSTVPGHVGEIDDVAHALKIAGDIGYPVMIKASAGGGGKGIRVAWNEKDVEEGFPAVRAEAKASFGDDRIFIEKFIESPRHIEIQVLGDKHGNVVHLFERECSIQRRNQKVIEEAPSPLLDEATRAAMGAQAVALAQAVNYDSAGTVEFVAGQDKSFFFLEMNTRLQVEHPVTELITGVDLVEQMIRVAYGEKLAFQQSDLAINGWAIESRIYAEDPYRGFLPSIGRLVRYSPPQEGEAGAAKVRNDAGVREGDEISMFYDPMISKLSTWGPDRTGAIAAMGRALEDFHIEGLGQNIPFLAAVMDQERFVSGKLSTNYIKDEFPDGFHGTEPTPPQRDLMAATACAMHRRLTARSAPQLVRDEWVVVAGQDHRKVRVANGGDQVSVTFEDGRTVQLTEINWRPGQPLFKAKLDGRPFTASVKPAAEGFMVRHRAALVHVLVLTPRSAELHQKLPPKQAADTSKLILSPMPGLVVSLDVEPGQSVQAGQAVAVVEAMKMQNIIRAEREGVVKTVGPKAGDSVAADEVLVEFA
- a CDS encoding sugar MFS transporter; amino-acid sequence: MSLFFAWGFATVLIDTLIPKLKGLFQLNYAEAMLTQFAFFLGYLVFSIPASMLLARIGYFRQIVLGLGVMATGCLMFAPAAQLGIYPAFLLALFVMAAGITTLQVAANPLIALLGKPELAHSRLNLAQAFNSLGTTVGPLVGAALILKGGVEHPDAASLTPPALEVYRKAEAHAVQAPFLGIAAVLVVLALVFWFLRRSPAAPSAAGEAGGGFRPALLKRPRLALGALSIFLYVGAEVSIGSLLVNYLMDGKTLGVVAATAGQLVALYWGGAMVGRFIGSAVMRKVPAGLVLMACAIGASLLACLSAGTVGLVSAVAVLAIGLCNSVMFPTIFTLGIEGLGKDTPQGSGLLCLAIVGGAVVPVATGMVADHAGLSVALLAPALCYVWIAVYGFICRRPPTEA
- a CDS encoding glycoside hydrolase family 3 N-terminal domain-containing protein; this encodes MTGKSAMRGWTSLMLGLAVAGPALAEAQPQLGARTAPRLSVDGLAFKDLNRNGKLDPYEDWRLSAQARAADLTGRMTLEEKAGTMMHGTLPAPGNAFGSGERYDLAGAGSLIADKQVSSFITRLAGSGAVIAEENNKVQALAEQSRLGVPVTISTDPRNHFQHTAGAGVASGGFSQWPESLGFAAIGDAALMRRFGEVARAEYRAVGIHVALSPQADLATEPRWSRITGTFGEDADLASRMVRAYVAGFQAGEGGLNKDSVVAVVKHWVGYGAAKDGWDSHSPYGRYATFPGGNFAYHVKPFEGAFAAKAAGVMPTYSILENLSLDGKPVEQVGAGFNKFLLTDLLRGTYGFQGVIVSDWAITNDCPAACQGGWKPGEPPVIGMPWGVDDLSETQRFAKALDAGVDQFGGTENSELVVNIVKAGQASEARLDQSVQRILEQKFEQGLFENPYVDPAAAGQLVGSAAFQAEGRAAQSRSLVFLERRAQNLPLKAGSKVYLKGVDAAAAQAAGLVVVDAPEKADVAIVRTGTPHQVLHPNYLFGLMQHEGDLDFKDGDADYEAIKAISAKVPTVVSVFLDRPAVLTGLKGRAAVLIGDFGVSDGALLDVLTGKAKAEGRLPFELPSSMAAVKAQASDKPYDSADPLYRFGYRLEPR
- a CDS encoding MerR family transcriptional regulator translates to MQMKSPSDAACIPLGEVMRRLDLTARAIRYYEELGLVRAGRDQLNRRRYDEDALSRLAAIAEFRRAGLSLDDIAAILSRQDAGGDRSAHIDYAVSRLSERLKVLEQERREAEAALSALLVHRKASPWPLELRA